A window from Camelus dromedarius isolate mCamDro1 chromosome 9, mCamDro1.pat, whole genome shotgun sequence encodes these proteins:
- the LOC105098744 gene encoding cytochrome c oxidase subunit 6B2, with protein MLDVDCQVPSKGRWPTPPFDPRFPNQNQTRNCYQNFLDYHRCVKNMNRRGKSTQPCEYYFRVYHSLCPMSWVQRWTEQIKNGTFAGKI; from the exons ATGTTGGATGTTGATTGCCAGGTGCCCTCCAAGGGGAGATGGCCGACGCCACCCTTCGACCCACGCTTCCCCAACCAGAACCAGACCCGCAACTGCTACCAGAACTTCCTGG ACTACCACCGCTGCGTCAAGAACATGAACCGCCGCGGGAAGAGCACACAGCCCTGCGAGTATTACTTCCGCGTGTACCACTCGCTGTGCCCCATGAGCTGG GTGCAGCGCTGGACAGAGCAGATCAAGAACGGGACTTTCGCTGGCAAAATCTGA
- the GARIN5B gene encoding Golgi-associated RAB2 interactor protein 5B, giving the protein MNRLRNIRRLEPLQGPLKWVPTLGELQKTLQKGEYLPLRPLPMFESNFVQVTNRGAPVFVHHRTNRVTMGVAASLPGLVLPDILLMAQPPEGRECSNLVLTRMIPLDLVHLYVHDLTAWRLKLRLVTGRYYYLELDAPDNEVGFLFDRWIRLINLLQQPATSWAPRTLHVPPMDLANMAPPASTWRLQKQSHHRRSVTIVQPTFPYKTLTTQRQKKAKTLKRKFKSQAVGDSMPLVWSQLDHSATRKKSTEKKPQMDLCLDRPQAQVQVSGLIETPSRCVSVDSPKTHLLGSCDHLDMYLWQQDMEDLMDPESSTLSTSSLCRTTHPTDLHLPAPQPSFPRYNEEARTPDSVQKLWPPPSQKAPAVPATSYKAPFILDQTQKVSAVPAPSRKAATHPAAPQKALAIPGPSRKAPHGPAIPHKAPAVPAPPRKAPHGSIPHKAPAVPAPPRKVPHARAIPLKAVSPPAPKRKSLFLPTPSQKALTSPAQHRTTLGPANAGMLPVGSHGGDVLEKSKPEEKPELVVLMGTQETDVVEMRTQKTSLGLPFTTTEKESEEVLISRAQEITVDGLKGKGKLEGKVHTMKEAISVDMPGFRSKEVGQQKKWVKTQELAIEEAPQGQARPFSVEGLALAKLMIIAGSKEHPLNPALVSLPSWLSTLQVSAMPTMGTLPLSPTKVSLLEETPAVGREQPLLGAWVKGNTGLQAEVEGDMRPGAEVKEVPWDPRGPLKVPPRPKRATSSPKMNTASKTPIPLPAMRWEEIPGSPVSMTPISKTAARVSQQPERVSEELARAPDQSPVATAGSSLEILLPTLLEIESMKDTASKVEKIKKELGVFAPSPRPPGAVHLYCKKQGAEQAGQGMFPLR; this is encoded by the exons ATGAACCGGCTCCGGAACATCAGGCGTTTGGAGCCACTCCAGGGCCCCCTGAAGTGGGTCCCCACTCTGGGCGAGCTGCAGAAGACCCTTCAGAAGGGCGAATACTTGCCCCTTCGCCCGCTGCCCATGTTTGAGAGTAACTTTGTCCAG GTGACCAACCGAGGGGCCCCCGTGTTCGTGCACCACAGAACTAACCGAGTGACCATGGGCGTGGCTGCCTCCCTGCCAGGCCTGGTGTTGCCAGACATCCTGCTGATGGCCCAGCCGCCAGAGGGCAGGGAATGCTCCAACCTCGTCCTCACCAG GATGATCCCGCTGGACCTGGTCCACCTCTACGTCCACGACCTGACTGCCTGGCGCCTGAAGCTGCGCCTAGTCACAGGCCGCTACTACTACCTTGAGCTGGATGCCCCTGACAATGAGGTTGGCTTTCTGTTCGACCGCTGGATCCGCCTCATCAACCTGCTCCAGCAGCCCGCCACCTCCTGGGCCCCCAGGACCCTGCATGTGCCCCCCATGGACCTGGCCAACATGGcacctcctgcctccacctggcGCCTCCAG AAACAGTCCCACCACAGACGATCAG TCACGATTGTCCAGCCCACCTTTCCTTACAAGACGCTGACAACTCAGAGACAGAAGAAGGCCAAG ACCCTCAAGCGCAAATTCAAGTCTCAGGCAGTGGGTGACTCCATGCCTCTTGTCTGGTCGCAGTTGGACCATTCTGCCACAAGAAAGAAATCCACAGAAAAGAA GCCCCAAATGGACCTCTGCCTTGACAGACCGCAGGCCCAAGTCCAAGTGTCCG GTTTGATTGAGACCCCTTCACGCTGTGTCTCGGTGGACAGCCCTAAAACGCACTTGCTGGGCTCCTGTGATCACCTGGATATGTACCTGTGGCAGCAGGACATGGAAGACCTGATGGACCCTGAGTCCAGCACCTtgtccacctcctccctctgcagGACCACCCACCCGACCGACTtacacctccctgccccccagccctccttccccaggtacaATGAGGAAGCCAGGACTCCAGACTCTGTACAGAAGCTGTGGCCACCACCCTCCCAGAAGGCCCCAGCTGTCCCTGCCACCTCTTACAAGGCTCCATTCATCCTTGACCAGACCCAGAAAGTCTCAGCTGTGCCTGCTCCATCCAGGAAAGCTGCAACTCACCCCGCTGCTCCCCAGAAGGCCCTGGCCATACCTGGCCCATCTCGGAAGGCCCCGCATGGACCTGCCATCCCCCACAAGGCCCCAGCCGTGCCCGCCCCACCTCGGAAGGCCCCTCATGGATCTATTCCCCACAAGGCCCCAGCGGTGCCGGCCCCACCTCGGAAGGTCCCACATGCACGTGCTATTCCCCTGAAGGCTGTGTCCCCCCCTGCCCCAAAGAGGAAATCTCTGTTCCTACCAACCCCATCCCAGAAGGCTCTGACCTCACCTGCCCAGCACCGGACGACACTGGGGCCTGCCAACGCTGGCATGTTGCCCGTGGGAAGTCATGGAGGGGATGTGCTTGAGAAAAGCAAGCCTGAAGAGAAGCCAGAGCTGGTGGTGCTGATGGGCACCCAGGAGACGGACGTGGTGGAGATGAGGACTCAGAAGACATCCCTGGGACTGCCCTTCACTACCACCGAGAAGGAGTCGGAGGAAGTCCTGATCAGCAGAGCCCAGGAGATCACTGTGGATGGCTTGAAGGGCAAGGGCAAGTTGGAAGGCAAGGTCCACACGATGAAGGAGGCAATCTCTGTGGACATGCCCGGCTTCAGATCCAAGGAGGTGGGGCAGCAGAAGAAGTGGGTCAAGACCCAGGAGCTGGCCATCGAGGAAGCCCCGCAGGGGCAGGCCAGGCCCTTCTCTGTGGAAGGGCTCGCCCTTGCCAAGCTGATGATCATTGCTGGCTCCAAGGAGCACCCCTTGAACCCAGCTCTGGTCAGTCTACCCTCCTGGCTCTCCACTCTCCAGGTGTCTGCCATGCCAACAATGGGCACgctgcccctcagccccaccaAGGTGTCCTTGCTGGAAGAGACACCAGCGGTGGGCAGGGAACAGCCACTGTTGGGGGCCTGGGTGAAGGGGAACACAGGTCTGCAAGCAGAGGTGGAGGGGGACATGCGTCCAGGGGCCGAGGTGAAGGAGGTGCCCTGGGACCCGAGGGGGCCTTTGAAAGTGCCCCCCCGCCCCAAGCGTGCCACCAGCAGCCCAAAGATGAATACTGCCTCCAAGACTCCCATCCCTCTGCCCGCAATGAGGTGGGAGGAGATACCCGGGTCACCCGTCTCCATGACCCCCATCTCAAAGACGGCGGCTAGGGTCTCCCAGCAGCCTGAGAGGGTATCTGAGGAGCTGGCGAGGGCGCCAGACCAGAGTCCTGTGGCCACTGCGGGGTCATCCTTGGAGATTCTCTTGCCGACTCTCTTGGAAATTGAGAGTATGAAGGACACGGCCTCCAAGGTAGAGAAGATAAAGAAGGAACTGGGCGTCTTCGCTCCTTCACCCAG GCCCCCAGGTGCTGTGCACCTCTACTGTAAGAAGCAGGGTGCTGAACAGGCCGGGCAGGGCATGTTCCCTCTCCGGTAG
- the IL11 gene encoding interleukin-11 — translation MNSVCCLVLVALSLWPDRATAPGPPPGPPRASPDPRAELDSAVLLTRSLLADTRQLAAQLRDKFPADGDHNLDSLPTLAMSAGALGALQLPGVLTRLRADLFSYLRHVQWLRRAGGPSLRTLEPELGALQARLDRLLRRLQLLMSRLALPQAPPDPPAPPLAPPSSAWGGIRAAHAILGGLHLTLDWAVRGLLLLKTRL, via the exons ATGAACA GTGTTTGCTGCCTGGTCCTGGTCGCACTGAGCCTGTGGCCAGATAGAGCTACTGCCCCAGGGCCACCTCCTGGCCCCCCGCGGGCCTCCCCAGACCCTCGGGCTGAGCTGGACAGCGCCGTCCTCCTGACGCGCTCTCTCCTGGCGGACACCCGGCAGCTGGCCGCACAGCTG AGAGACAAATTTCCAGCTGACGGAGACCACAACCTGGATTCCCTCCCCACCTTGGCCATGAGTGCAGGGGCGCTGGGAGCCCTGCAG ctcccaggagtgCTGACACGGCTGCGGGCAGACCTGTTCTCCTACTTGAGGCACGTGCAGTGGCTGCGCAGGGCAGGAGGCCCTTCCCTGCGGACCCTGGAGCCCGAACTGGGTGCTCTGCAGGCCCGGCTGGACCGGCTGCTGCGCCGGCTGCAGCTCCTG ATGTCccgcctggccctgccccaggcgCCCCCAGACCCACCGGCACCCCCCTTGGCCCCACCGTCCTCAGCCTGGGGAGGCATCCGGGCAGCCCATGCCATCCTTGGGGGGCTGCACCTGACCCTCGACTGGGCTGTCCGGGGCTTGCTGCTGCTGAAGACTCGGCTGTGA
- the TMEM190 gene encoding transmembrane protein 190 isoform X2 has product MVGSGIPALGLFLLMQGSVDGNGIQGFFYPWSCEGDVWDRESCGGQAAIENPNLCLRLRCCYRDGVCYHQRPDETMRRKHMWALGWTCGGLLFLISTVCLFWWAKRRDMLRLPRFLKDRCNLSRTVSLLSKDRGTLSERKTASIGSIPASLPAEGALDVSGGEGEGTGEGEDTEGGEDED; this is encoded by the exons ATGGTGGGCTCTGGGATCCCAGCTTTGGGCCTCTTCCTGCTCATGCAGGGCTCAGTAG aTGGGAATGGAATCCAGGGGTTCTTCTATCCGTGGA GCTGTGAGGGAGATGTGTGGGACCGGGAGAGCTGTGGGGGCCAGGCAGCAATTGAGAACCCCAATCTCTGTCTGCGTCTACGATGCTGCTACCGCGATGGGGTCTGCTACCACCAGCGGCCGGACG aAACCATGCGGAGGAAGCACATGTGGGCTCTGGGCTGGACGTGTGGAGGCCTCCTCTTCCTGATCTCCACCGTCTGCTTGTTCTG GTGGGCCAAGCGACGGGACATGCTGCGGCTTCCAAGGTTCCTGAAGGACAGGTGCAACCTGTCCAGGACGGTCTCTCTGTTATCCAAGGACCGGGGGACTCTGAGTGAAAGGAAGACGGCGTCCATCGGCAGCATTCCTGCTTCCCTGCCTGCGGAGGGGGCACTGGACGTCTCAGGGGGcgaaggggaggggacaggagaaggCGAAGACACAGAAGGTGGGGAGGATGAAGATTAG
- the TMEM190 gene encoding transmembrane protein 190 isoform X1 has protein sequence MCGTGRAVGARQQLRTPISVCVYDAATAMGSATTSGRTVRAWEPGPLGWGVVAGTPGPHPSLLCAETMRRKHMWALGWTCGGLLFLISTVCLFWWAKRRDMLRLPRFLKDRCNLSRTVSLLSKDRGTLSERKTASIGSIPASLPAEGALDVSGGEGEGTGEGEDTEGGEDED, from the exons ATGTGTGGGACCGGGAGAGCTGTGGGGGCCAGGCAGCAATTGAGAACCCCAATCTCTGTCTGCGTCTACGATGCTGCTACCGCGATGGGGTCTGCTACCACCAGCGGCCGGACGGTGCGTGCCTGGGAGCCAGGGCCGCTGGGCTGGGGCGTGGTGGCTGGGACCCCTGGGCCtcacccctccctgctctgtgcagaAACCATGCGGAGGAAGCACATGTGGGCTCTGGGCTGGACGTGTGGAGGCCTCCTCTTCCTGATCTCCACCGTCTGCTTGTTCTG GTGGGCCAAGCGACGGGACATGCTGCGGCTTCCAAGGTTCCTGAAGGACAGGTGCAACCTGTCCAGGACGGTCTCTCTGTTATCCAAGGACCGGGGGACTCTGAGTGAAAGGAAGACGGCGTCCATCGGCAGCATTCCTGCTTCCCTGCCTGCGGAGGGGGCACTGGACGTCTCAGGGGGcgaaggggaggggacaggagaaggCGAAGACACAGAAGGTGGGGAGGATGAAGATTAG
- the TMEM238 gene encoding transmembrane protein 238: MAAAPAVCASQGPPPGAPSTPAGAPVPASGLGRCRMALLLAVALDVAGMAALLTGVFAQLQVRGRDFGDLLIYSGALLVFLSLLGWILWYTGNIEISRQELERDYGLRPSALARLARKLSRRWSAPASSSAGRRGAPGSRGARRAARTPPPPSAGSRRVRLQLATLEAGPGAAGAGAE, translated from the coding sequence ATGGCGGCGGCGCCGGCGGTGTGCGCCTCGCAGGGGCCCCCGCCCGGCGCACCGTCCACGCCGGCGGGCGCGCCCGTGCCGGCGTCCGGCCTGGGCCGCTGCCGGATGGCGCTGCTTCTGGCCGTGGCGCTGGACGTGGCGGGCATGGCGGCGCTGCTGACCGGCGTGTTCGCGCAGCTGCAGGTGCGCGGCCGCGACTTCGGCGACCTGCTCATCTACTCGGGCGCGCTGCTCGTCTTCCTGAGCCTGCTGGGCTGGATCCTCTGGTACACCGGCAACATCGAGATCTCGCGCCAGGAGCTGGAGCGCGACTACGGCCTGCGGCCCTCGGCTCTGGCCCGCCTGGCGCGAAAGCTCTCCCGCCGCTGGTCGGCGCCGGCTTCCTCCTCCGCCGGCAGGCGCGGCGCGCCTGGCTCCCGGGGAGCGCGCCGCGCCGCCCGCACGCCCCCGCCGCCCTCCGCCGGCTCCCGCCGCGTGCGCCTGCAGCTCGCCACGCTCGAGGCCGGGCCTGGGGCGGCGGGTGCTGGCGCCGAGTGA
- the RPL28 gene encoding large ribosomal subunit protein eL28: MSAHLQWMVVRNCSSFLIKRNKQTYSTEPNNLKARNSFRYNGLIHRKTVGVEPAADGKGVVVVMKRRSGQRKPATSYVRTTINKNARATLSSIRHMIRKNKYRPDLRMAAIRRASAILRSQKPVMVKRKRTRPTKSS; encoded by the exons ATGTCCGCGCATCTGCAATGGATGGTCGTGCGGAACTGCTCTAGCTTCTTGATCAAGAGGAACAAGCAGACGTACAGCACC GAACCCAATAACCTGAAGGCCCGCAACTCCTTCCGCTACAATGGACTGATTCACCGCAAGACAGTGGGCGTGGAGCCAGCGGCCGACGGCAAAGGTGTCGTGGTGGTGATGAAGCGGAGATCCG GCCAGCGAAAGCCAGCCACTTCCTACGTTCGGACCACCATCAACAAAAACGCTCGGGCCACCCTCAGCAGCATCCGTCACATGATCCGAAAGAACAAGTACCGCCCAGATCTGCGCATG GCCGCCATCCGCAGAGCCAGCGCCATCCTGCGCAGCCAGAAGCCTGTGATGGTGAAGAGGAAGCGGACCCGCCCCACCAAGAGCTCCTGA
- the UBE2S gene encoding ubiquitin-conjugating enzyme E2 S, with the protein MNSNVENLPPHIIRLVYKEVTTLTADPPDGIKVFPNEEDLTDLQVTIEGPEGTPYAGGLFRMKLLLGKDFPASPPKGYFLTKIFHPNVGANGEICVNVLKRDWTAELGIRHVLLTIKCLLIHPNPESALNEEAGRLLLENYEEYAARARLLTEIHGGAGAGGAGASGAAASSTDSMAPGGLGGAEGPMAKKHAGERDKKLAAKKKTDKKRALRRL; encoded by the exons ATG AACTCCAACGTGGAGAACCTGCCCCCCCACATCATCCGCCTGGTGTACAAGGAGGTGACGACGCTGACAGCTGACCCACCTGATGGCATCAAGGTCTTTCCCAACGAGGAAGACCTCACCGACTTGCAAGTCACCATTGAGGGCCCTG AGGGGACCCCATACGCCGGAGGCCTGTTCCGTATGAAACTCCTCCTGGGGAAGGACTTTCCTGCCTCCCCGCCCAAGGGCTACTTCCTGACCAAGATCTTCCACCCAAACGTGGGCGCCAACGGTGAGATCTGTGTCAATGTGCTCAAGAGGGACTGGACAGCTGAGCTGGGCATCCGGCATGTGCTGCTG ACCATCAAGTGCCTGCTGATCCACCCCAACCCTGAGTCTGCCCTCAACGAGGAGGCGGGCCGCCTGCTCCTGGAGAACTACGAGGAGTACGCGGCGCGCGCACGCCTGCTCACAGAGATCCACGGGGGCGCGGGCGCAGGGGGGGCCGGGGCCAGCGGGGCTGCAGCCTCCTCCACCGACTCCATGGCCCCcggaggcctgggaggggccgAGGGTCCCATGGCCAAGAAGCACGCAGGCGAGCGCGACAAGAAGCTGGCGGCCAAGAAAAAGACGGACAAGAAGCGGGCACTGCGGCGGCTGTAG